A genomic stretch from SAR324 cluster bacterium includes:
- a CDS encoding alpha/beta fold hydrolase: AAADEAPDPLTINRRLDWEGLTIRYLDSEEGERPLICLHGFGGDKNNWQFNLAALAPNRRVLAPDFPSHGDSTVSAEHSSPLAYAKMVSAMIDQLELGQVDLVGHSMGGLVALLVARESPAKIGALTLLAPAGIGTEINAGYVDGFATANSRNGLKSLAPQLFADKEMVSRQMVADLLKYKRLDGVEEALVQLAKKLHSGGKQIEDLSSVAQSIPTKIFWGKADEILPVSNCAQLSGVDVEQLECGHMAHMEAADLVNKHLGS; this comes from the coding sequence AGCAGCGGCAGATGAGGCTCCGGATCCATTGACAATCAATCGCAGACTGGATTGGGAAGGGTTGACGATCCGCTACCTTGACAGCGAGGAAGGCGAGCGGCCGTTGATCTGTCTGCATGGCTTTGGGGGAGACAAGAACAACTGGCAGTTCAACCTGGCGGCCTTGGCTCCCAACAGACGGGTGTTGGCTCCGGACTTTCCAAGCCATGGAGACTCGACGGTCAGTGCCGAGCACTCTTCACCGCTAGCCTATGCCAAGATGGTCTCCGCGATGATCGATCAGTTGGAGTTGGGGCAAGTGGATCTGGTGGGTCATTCGATGGGGGGTCTGGTGGCCTTACTGGTGGCCCGGGAGAGTCCGGCAAAGATAGGAGCGTTGACTTTGTTGGCGCCAGCAGGGATTGGGACCGAAATCAATGCCGGTTATGTCGATGGCTTTGCCACGGCCAATAGCCGTAATGGATTGAAAAGTCTTGCACCGCAGTTATTTGCTGACAAAGAGATGGTCAGCCGGCAGATGGTAGCTGACCTGCTGAAGTACAAGCGCCTGGATGGAGTGGAAGAAGCGTTAGTCCAGTTGGCAAAAAAGCTCCACAGTGGTGGAAAGCAAATTGAAGACTTGAGCAGCGTAGCCCAGAGTATTCCAACCAAGATTTTCTGGGGCAAGGCCGATGAGATCCTGCCTGTGAGCAATTGTGCTCAGTTGAGTGGAGTGGACGTTGAGCAGTTGGAGTGTGGGCACATGGCCCATATGGAAGCCGCTGATCTCGTTAATAAGCATCTAGGTAGCTAA
- a CDS encoding extracellular solute-binding protein, producing the protein MFYIPKDAIYKKVSRRDFLKMGGGAATALGAGSIALGLSSVINRRPVYAQSSDAAKWKQYEGSKLVFMSENTPPSFAIRDNLKTFYDLTGIEVEILTDDLPVVQQKVGIDLRGGNSDFHLNYIQDKPIGSPFADYYEDLNKYTGDNTLPQDPEGYGEDVWFENFQKACGVFYEAGRIVAFPYDCAVACSFYRQDLFEKLSKDFESEHGYRMEFTADTTWKHVYEYAAFFKKVREGGNSDIPYGYAQHQGSFAWTTQLDIQRMLFSHGRWTEFDVDDTLGSKDPGKTKWGDAQSVAVMTKFKEQADVSHPDNLANGTLELNTVYQAGQIAMQVQYHEFAASCEDEKTSRAAGGKTGYAPCPKGESSWIVGGGQAVNGTNCGIGGIGINGNATEDQKRAAYIFAIWATSKNIQYDVLRGLGGTPTRKSVLEIPEVKTARNRPTNMPNALTFDAVYDHGIRDPHFVLGPKIPEVNEYHKILATEVQRCVAGELSPEEACEAIREQTDEANGYF; encoded by the coding sequence ATGTTTTACATACCAAAGGACGCGATCTATAAAAAGGTCAGTCGACGCGATTTTTTGAAAATGGGCGGTGGTGCTGCGACAGCCTTGGGAGCAGGGTCAATTGCACTTGGCCTGAGTTCCGTAATCAATCGAAGACCTGTATATGCACAATCTTCCGATGCAGCAAAATGGAAGCAATATGAGGGTTCAAAACTCGTATTTATGAGTGAGAATACCCCTCCTTCCTTTGCTATCCGTGATAACTTGAAGACATTTTATGACCTGACAGGAATCGAAGTTGAAATCCTCACAGACGACCTACCAGTTGTTCAACAGAAAGTAGGAATTGACCTCAGAGGCGGAAATTCCGACTTCCACCTGAACTACATTCAGGACAAGCCAATTGGTTCTCCGTTCGCGGACTACTATGAAGATTTGAACAAATACACCGGTGACAACACTTTGCCCCAAGATCCTGAAGGGTACGGTGAAGATGTCTGGTTCGAAAACTTCCAAAAAGCATGTGGTGTCTTCTATGAAGCAGGTCGAATTGTCGCTTTCCCTTATGACTGCGCTGTTGCATGCTCTTTCTACCGTCAGGATCTCTTCGAAAAACTCAGTAAGGATTTCGAAAGTGAGCATGGTTACCGAATGGAGTTTACAGCCGATACTACGTGGAAGCATGTTTATGAGTATGCAGCTTTCTTCAAGAAAGTTCGTGAAGGTGGCAACTCTGATATTCCTTACGGGTATGCTCAGCACCAGGGATCTTTTGCTTGGACAACCCAGTTAGACATTCAGCGAATGCTCTTCTCACATGGTCGTTGGACAGAGTTCGATGTCGATGACACCCTGGGTTCAAAAGATCCAGGCAAGACTAAGTGGGGAGATGCTCAGTCTGTAGCAGTGATGACAAAATTCAAGGAACAAGCTGACGTAAGCCATCCAGACAACTTGGCAAACGGTACTTTGGAATTGAATACAGTTTATCAAGCAGGCCAGATTGCGATGCAGGTTCAGTATCATGAATTTGCTGCTTCTTGTGAAGATGAAAAGACCTCAAGAGCAGCTGGTGGCAAGACTGGTTACGCTCCATGTCCTAAAGGTGAATCTAGTTGGATCGTAGGTGGTGGTCAGGCTGTCAATGGAACTAACTGTGGTATTGGTGGAATAGGAATCAATGGCAATGCTACAGAAGATCAAAAGCGAGCTGCTTACATCTTTGCAATCTGGGCAACTTCCAAGAACATTCAATATGACGTACTCCGTGGCTTGGGTGGAACCCCAACTAGAAAGTCAGTGCTTGAAATCCCAGAAGTGAAAACTGCACGCAACCGCCCAACGAATATGCCTAATGCATTGACCTTCGATGCTGTTTATGATCACGGGATACGGGACCCACACTTTGTGCTTGGCCCAAAGATTCCGGAGGTAAACGAGTATCATAAAATCCTAGCTACAGAAGTTCAGCGCTGTGTGGCTGGAGAACTGTCTCCTGAAGAAGCTTGTGAGGCAATTCGTGAGCAGACTGACGAAGCTAACGGATATTTCTAA
- a CDS encoding sugar ABC transporter permease, with the protein MQTTLTNGIAEGQLTNAAKLANVSKDQFRMSNGIRVIDYQPTSRHAAPSNRYYLWLILPAVIVLACITLYPFFWLIWMSFHKVDMMRGDIWNNFANWRRLLGDRSFGNGWYLLLKYSAMCMIMEVGLGVLLAVILNRSKYEKALVTLFLMPMMMAPVVAGLVWYYLYNSTFGWYHWLMQSAGILGEKSILGDTGTAMWGIVIVDVWQWTPLIILITLAGMKRVPRDQLEASMVDGAGDWRNFFQITLPNLYPFLLIAILLRFMDNFRFIDALLVLTGGGPANSTKILPTYLFDVSFQFFKLGRGAAIALTLLLVTIILGMILVKVFESPAGKVNQEGN; encoded by the coding sequence ATGCAAACAACACTTACGAATGGCATTGCAGAAGGACAGCTTACGAATGCTGCAAAACTCGCCAATGTTTCTAAAGATCAATTTCGGATGTCAAATGGTATCCGAGTAATTGATTACCAGCCCACCAGTCGCCACGCAGCTCCATCAAACAGATACTACCTGTGGTTAATTCTACCAGCAGTGATCGTTCTTGCTTGCATCACACTCTATCCATTTTTCTGGTTAATTTGGATGAGCTTTCACAAAGTAGACATGATGCGAGGTGATATTTGGAACAATTTTGCGAATTGGCGAAGGTTACTCGGTGATCGGAGCTTTGGAAATGGTTGGTATCTCCTACTGAAATACAGCGCAATGTGCATGATCATGGAAGTGGGATTGGGCGTGCTGCTCGCAGTGATTTTAAATCGTTCTAAATACGAGAAAGCTTTAGTGACATTATTCCTGATGCCAATGATGATGGCACCTGTCGTAGCAGGGCTTGTTTGGTATTACCTCTATAACTCCACCTTTGGTTGGTACCATTGGTTAATGCAAAGCGCTGGAATATTAGGTGAGAAATCGATTTTGGGGGATACAGGTACAGCAATGTGGGGAATCGTCATAGTGGATGTATGGCAATGGACACCTCTTATCATTCTAATCACCTTGGCTGGTATGAAGCGCGTTCCAAGAGACCAACTGGAAGCAAGTATGGTGGACGGGGCTGGAGATTGGCGCAATTTTTTTCAGATTACTCTTCCGAATCTATATCCGTTTTTGCTGATCGCAATTTTGCTGCGCTTTATGGACAACTTCCGGTTTATCGATGCCCTTTTGGTATTGACGGGTGGTGGTCCTGCAAATTCTACAAAAATTCTTCCAACCTATCTATTTGATGTGTCCTTTCAATTCTTCAAGTTAGGCCGTGGGGCTGCAATCGCCCTTACGCTACTCTTGGTCACAATTATTCTAGGGATGATTCTCGTCAAGGTTTTTGAGAGTCCAGCTGGCAAAGTCAATCAGGAAGGAAACTGA
- a CDS encoding carbohydrate ABC transporter permease translates to MASSDIVQYQTPLRKIGNILIGVFLAIYLVWTLLTFLMMFVSSLKDLLEAFKLPAVGDWAGVTMFFDFTPTLRHYENLFLDKNFGTYMMNSIISAGGSAIISVVLGSMCAYALSRTEFRGKKDLLFWIISTRMAPVVAVMVPLYAIFRNFELVGTLPGLILAYTTFNLPFAIWILKGFFDNVPYSIEEAQMCDGANRFEAFVSILPLVAPGIGAFLILCVLFGWNDFLFASIIGSGGAKTLPVATKELVQPQNIQWGSIMAAGVVTTMPMMFLGLLVRRYLVTGLTMGAVRE, encoded by the coding sequence ATGGCGTCATCAGATATTGTTCAATACCAGACTCCTTTAAGGAAAATCGGCAACATACTTATTGGTGTGTTTCTGGCGATTTACCTAGTCTGGACCTTACTCACGTTTTTGATGATGTTTGTGTCTTCTTTGAAGGATTTGCTCGAGGCCTTTAAGCTTCCAGCGGTTGGAGATTGGGCAGGTGTCACGATGTTCTTCGATTTCACACCCACCTTGCGACACTATGAAAATCTGTTCTTGGACAAGAACTTTGGCACTTACATGATGAACAGCATCATCTCCGCGGGTGGTTCTGCAATCATCTCAGTGGTTCTGGGCTCAATGTGCGCTTATGCACTCTCAAGGACTGAATTTCGGGGCAAGAAGGATCTGCTGTTTTGGATTATTTCCACCAGAATGGCACCAGTTGTAGCGGTAATGGTTCCACTCTATGCGATCTTCAGAAACTTTGAATTGGTTGGAACTTTGCCAGGGCTGATTCTGGCTTATACGACCTTCAACCTCCCGTTTGCTATCTGGATCTTAAAAGGCTTCTTTGACAACGTGCCCTACTCTATTGAGGAGGCACAGATGTGTGATGGTGCGAATCGATTTGAAGCATTTGTCTCAATTCTACCCTTGGTTGCTCCGGGAATCGGAGCCTTCCTGATCTTGTGCGTTCTCTTCGGATGGAACGATTTCTTATTTGCCTCCATTATCGGATCAGGCGGTGCGAAAACACTTCCAGTCGCAACCAAAGAACTGGTGCAGCCACAGAATATTCAGTGGGGTAGCATCATGGCAGCTGGTGTTGTAACAACCATGCCAATGATGTTCCTTGGACTGCTGGTTCGTCGTTATCTTGTCACTGGCCTGACCATGGGCGCTGTTCGCGAATAA